Proteins from one Primulina huaijiensis isolate GDHJ02 chromosome 18, ASM1229523v2, whole genome shotgun sequence genomic window:
- the LOC140964603 gene encoding serine/threonine-protein kinase WAG1-like, which translates to MEQDDSLYYSNLADSELDLSFISVTTATTVSARSSLARSSLTLSFNESRLSTTSNYTTSSSTAVPNTNHRPHRRHDNPNWAAIKAATTLSHDGAIHLRHLKLLRLVGSGNLGRVFLCRLRDYDHANFALKVVDRDSLTSKKLSQVQKETKILSSLDHPFLPTLYAHLEVSHYTCLLMDFCSHGDLHSLLRKQPTNRLPVQAVRFFAAEVLLALEYLHSRGIVYRDLKPENILIREDGHIMLSDFDLCFQSDVSPRLESMTQIKEGSCSCFFQRQRVERVTEFVAEPTAAFSRSCVGTHEYLSPELASGSGHGNGVDWWAFGVLIYELLYGTTPFKGGSKDSTLRNISSTRGVRLQAAEGEREEPGMLEARDLIEKLLVKDPRKRLGCGRGATDIKRHPFFNGIKWPLIRSYRPPEVRGLAVKRSKSRAHVGVVSSPRWRRCFWKKLACLMRIKASKYRLNSNYNYYSHVDYHKIKKCSQMF; encoded by the coding sequence ATGGAGCAAGACGACTCCCTTTACTATTCCAATTTAGCAGACTCCGAGCTTGATCTGAGCTTCATCTCCGTCACCACCGCCACCACCGTTAGTGCCCGGAGTAGCTTAGCTCGCAGCAGCCTAACCCTCAGCTTCAACGAGTCGCGTCTATCTACCACCTCCAATTATACTACTTCTTCCTCCACCGCCGTCCCAAACACCAACCACCGTCCACATCGCCGCCATGACAATCCCAACTGGGCAGCTATCAAGGCTGCCACCACGTTGTCACACGACGGTGCTATCCATCTCCGCCACCTCAAACTCCTCCGCCTCGTTGGGTCAGGGAACCTTGGCCGCGTCTTTCTCTGCCGCCTACGTGATTACGATCATGCAAACTTCGCTCTTAAAGTCGTCGACCGGGATTCCTTGACTTCTAAGAAACTGTCTCAGGTGCAGAAGGAAACGAAAATTCTCTCCTCTCTTGACCACCCTTTTCTTCCTACGTTGTACGCTCACTTAGAAGTGTCTCATTACACTTGTCTTTTGATGGACTTCTGCTCCCATGGAGATCTACATAGCTTGCTCCGAAAGCAACCCACGAATCGTTTACCTGTTCAGGCTGTCAGGTTCTTCGCTGCCGAAGTTCTCCTGGCTCTAGAATATCTACACTCGCGTGGCATTGTGTACCGGGATCTCAAACCGGAAAATATATTGATCCGTGAAGATGGTCATATCATGTTATCGGATTTTGATCTGTGTTTCCAGTCAGATGTTTCACCGAGATTGGAGAGTATGACACAAATCAAGGAGGGGTCCTGTTCTTGTTTCTTCCAACGGCAGCGTGTGGAACGGGTGACCGAATTTGTGGCGGAGCCAACGGCAGCGTTTTCAAGATCGTGCGTTGGCACTCACGAATACTTATCGCCGGAGTTAGCTAGCGGCAGCGGCCATGGAAACGGAGTTGACTGGTGGGCTTTCGGCGTCTTGATATACGAACTACTCTACGGCACGACGCCGTTCAAAGGTGGGAGCAAGGATTCCACCCTGCGGAATATATCATCCACCAGAGGGGTGAGGTTGCAGGCGGCGGAAGGGGAGAGGGAGGAGCCGGGAATGTTGGAGGCTAGAGATTTGATCGAGAAATTGCTAGTAAAGGACCCTCGGAAGAGATTGGGATGTGGCAGGGGTGCAACGGACATCAAACGGCACCCATTCTTCAACGGCATTAAGTGGCCGCTGATCCGAAGTTACCGGCCGCCTGAGGTGCGTGGCCTGGCCGTGAAACGGAGCAAGAGCAGGGCCCACGTGGGTGTAGTCTCGTCCCCTAGATGGCGGCGCTGCTTCTGGAAGAAGCTGGCTTGTTTGATGAGAATAAAAGCGTCTAAATACAGATTAAATTCTAATTACAATTATTATTCTCATGTAGACTATCACAAAATCAAGAAATGTAGtcaaatgttttaa